AGAGAACTTAAATGTCAGTGAGATGACCAAAACAAATGACATCAAAAAAGAAAGATAGAGATTAATATGCTCGACATCGACAACCTATTTGGCGCGTTTGAAAATTACTTTACGGCTTGTGGATGCATTTCGGTAACGTCAAACTCGATAAGCTATTGGAAGAGAATTACTCATGTTATCATTAACCCGTAAAACATTGACCCACGGCAGCGTGCTCTTTTGATGAAACATGTTTAGAATGGATTCTATCTTGGTTTCTTCGATTGATACATCCAATGCGAAGGACATTTTTATCTGTCCTTcaaagacaaaaataattttgatcaACACCAAATGTAAAAGTAGATACGTTTAATGTCAGACATTTAGACAGACGGATGTCTGGTGTTCCGGGTTTCTAGTCTGGCCTCAATGTCAGTCGGTATAGTCATTAGATAGATGGATGTCTGTGTGTCCGGGTTTCCTAGTCTGGCATCAATGTCAGTCGCTATAGTCATTAGCGGACGGATGTCTGGTGGTCCGGGTTTCCTAGTCTGGCCTCAATGTCAGTCGCTATAGTCATTAGATAGATGGATGTCTGGTTGTCCGGGTTTCCTAGTCTGGCCTCAATGTCAGTCGTTAGTCATTAGACAGATGGTTGTCTGGTTGTCCGAGTTTCCTAGTCTGGCCTCAATGTCAGTCGTTAGTCATTAGATAGATGGATGTCTGGTTGTCCGAGTTTCCTAGTCTGGCCTCAATGTCAGTCGTTAGTCATTATATAGACGGATGTCTGGTGGTCCGAGTTTCCTAGTCTGGCCTCAATGTCAGTCGTTAGTCATTAGTTTGATGGATGTCTGGTGGTCCGAGTTTCCTAGTCTGGCCTCAATGTCAGTCGTTATAGTCATTAGACAGACGGATGTTTGACATCCCTGGTTTCCTTGATCATCTATTGGTTTTACGGAGAGAAATCTGCAGGTGTAATTATTACAAAACTACTAGTAATATGATTTGGTCATCATTTTCAACCATTACAAAAACACGCGACACGCAATTGATTCATGCTCGGTATTTGATTATTCTTACTCTGAACTGACTCTTTATCTAGATATCACTGAATATTTTATGTGTAATATTATGAGGATTACTCCACAATACCAGTCACAGGGTTAGTATCAGGGGAGGGTTATGACTAACACTATACCACGAGGATTACTCCACAATACCAGTCACAGGGTTAGTATCAGCGGAGAGTTATAACACAAACACTTTACCACGAGGATTACTCCACAGTACCAGTCACAGGGTTAGTATCAGGGGAGAGTTATAACACAAACACTTTACCACGTCATTAGACAGACGGATGTTTGACATCCCTGGTTTCCTTGATCATCTATTGGTTTTACGGAGAGAAATCTGCAGGTGTAATTATTACAAAACTACTAGTAATATGATTTGGTCATCATTTTCAACCATTACAAAAACACGCGACACGCAATTGATTCATGCTCGGTATTTGATTATTCTTACTCTGAACTGACTCTTTATCTAGATATCACTGAATATTTTATGtgtaatattttgatgtaaTGAAATGTACTATGCTGCAATGTGGTTTTCCACCTACCTAATGAAACACAACTTATATTGATCCAGAATCATGACACATGGATATTCACAAGCGTGTTTACCACTTGACCTTCATTGCAAATAATGTAAAGCTATATATAGCGAAACATAAGTGTTTTAAAGAAGGCAATCTAGAAAGCAATGTTAATCTCGTTATTTTCTTCAGGGCCCCGATAGCAAGTCCCATATTTTCTCTAAGGTTAGTGGCCGGCTTCTAgacccgtgtcggtttgtgtttctcgggaagctgagaaaggACCGGCCTgggctgttgtggttgtgtcctagTTTACGATTTTTATCCTGATTACTCCTTGATGTCATGCGACGGGCTTCTCATAAGTTGTTCAGGAGCCGGGAAGGATACAgggagaccccacctcaaaatgacagaggacgaaaaaaaaacaaaaaaaccaaaacgCAAAGCAGAACCATAAAGTTATGTCCTTAATAGCGGTTATGCCTTTAAATTTATCAGATAATTTTCGTCACAAGGGAAGTGTGTATAAGGAAGTTTTGACTAACATTATACCACAAAGATTACTCCACAATACCAGTCACAGGGTTAGTATCAGGGGAGGGTTATGACTAACACTTTACCACGAAGATTACTCCACAATACCAGTCACAGGGTTAGTATCAGGGGAGGGTTATGACTAACACTATACCACGAGGATTACTCCACAATACCAGTCACAGGGTTAGTATCAGGGGAGGGTTATGACTAACACTATACCACGAGGATTACTCCACAATACCAGTCACAGGGTTAGTATCAGCGGAGAGTTATAACACAAACACTTTACCACGAGGATTACTCCACAGTACCAGTCACAGGGTTAGTATCAGGGGAGGGTTATGACACACTATACCACGAGGATTAATCCACAGTACCAGTCACAGGGTTAGTATCAGGGGAGGGTTATAACACAAACACTATACCACGAGGATTACTCTACAATACCAGTCACAGGGTTAGTATCAGGGGAGGGTTATAACACAAACACTATACCACGAGGATTACTCTACAATACCAGTCACAGGGTTAGTATCAGGGGAGGGTTATAACACAAACACTATACCACGAGGATTACTCCACAATACCAGTCACAGGGTTAGTATCAGGGGAGAGTTATAACACAAACACTATACCACGAGGAATACTCCACAATACCAGTCACAGGGTTAGTATCAGGGGAGAGTTATAACACAAACACTATACCACGAGGATTACTCCACAATACCAGTCACAGGGTTAGTATCAGGGGAGAGTTATAACACAAACACTATACCACGAGGAATACTCCACAATACCAGTCACAGGGTTAGTATCAGGGGAGAGTTATGACTAACACTATACCACGAGGAATACTCCACAATACCAGTCACAGGGTTAGTATCAGGGGAGAGTTATAACTTACACTATACCACGAGGATTACTCCACAATACCAGTCACAGGGTTAGTATCAGGGGAGGGTTATAACTAACACTATACCACGAGGATTACTCCACAATACCAGTCACAGGGTTAGTATCAGGGGAGAGTTATAACTTACACTATACCACGAGGATTACTCCACAGTACCAGTCACAGGGTTAGTATCAGGGGAGAGTTATGACTAACACTATACCAGGAGGATTACTCCACAGTACCAGTCACAGGGTTAGTATCAGGGGAGGGTTATGACACACTATACCACGAGGATTACTCCACAATACCAGTCACAGGGTTAGTATCAGGGGAGAGTTATGACTAACACTATACCACGAGGATAACTCCACAATACCAGTCACAGGGTTAGTATCAGGGGAGAGTTATGACAAACACTATACCACGAGGATTACTCCACAGTACCAGTCACAGGGTTAGTATCAGGGGAGAGTTATAACACAAACACTTTACCACGAGGATTACTCCACAATACCAGTCACAGGGTTACTATACCACGAGGATTACTCCACAATACCAGTCACAGGGTTAGTATCAGGGGAGAGTTATAACAAACACTATACCACGAGGATTACTCCACAATACCAGTCACAGGGTTAGTATCAGGGGAGAGTTATGACAAACACTATACCACGAGGATAACTCCACAATACCAGTCACAGGGTTAGTATCAGGGGAGAGTTATGACTAACACTATACCACGAGGAATACTCCACAATACCAGTCACAGGGTTAGTATCAGGGGAGAGTTATGACTAACACTATACCACGAGGATTACTCCACAATACCAGTCACAGGGTTAGTATCAGGGGAGAGTTATGACTAACACTATACCACGAGGATTACTCCACAGTACCAGTCACAGGGTTAGTATCAGGGGAGAGTTATAACACAAACACTATACCACGAGGATTACTCCACAATACCAGTCACAGGGTTAGTATCAGGGGAGAGTTATGACAAACACTATACCACGAGGATTACTCCACAGTACCAGTCACAGGGTTAGTATCAGGGGAGAGTTATGACTAACACTATACCACGAGGATTACTCCACAATACCAGTCACAGGGTTAGTATCAGGGGAGAGTTATAACACAAACACTATACCACGAGGATTACTCCACAATACCAGTCACAGGGTTAGTATCAGGGGAGAGTTATGACAAACACTATACCACGAGGATTACTCCACAGTACCAGTCACAGGGTTAGTATCAGGGGAGAGTTATGACTAACACTATACCACATAGTACCAGTCATACTAACAGTAGACGGCAATGTTTGGAGCTTAGTGTCTAGTTAAAATCAGATGTTGGTAATGTTTGCAATGCCATtagatatatcaaataaaaatgagATTGCAAGTCCCATGAAATAGTGAATCTGTCTATGCTGTAGCGTGAAAACATCTCTAATCACACCTTATGAAACCCTACTTACCTAGTGAAACACAGCAAAGGAATATAGCACCCTTCATCTTTTCATACACAAACGGCTAAGAAATATGTTGTACCTAGTGTGGAGATCCTGTAGTTAGACTGACTTGTACGTATATGTTTCAGACAGAAATATTACCTAATTGAACTAAGCCGGAAACGTGACAAGACATCAAGTGCGGATCTCTTTATCCCCTCTTACTTTAAGTTATACACTTGTTCAGTGTATGTTAATGTAGTAAAATGGCATGTATATCGAAATGTGATAATGTTCATgacttaaagccacatactcccaaagaaatgttaacatttcgagctctttacagttttcagacttaatacatacctaacaaattatcgcgaatcaaaaactggaggaaaatgtatatttatgaaagtatacgggaaATTCTCAAAAATAATACCTGGGTCCGACAGACCAAGTTTCTATGCGAAATAGTCCCATAATGCAACGGGCAGGTTATCAGTCTATACAAAATAGCGGAACGCCGAATGCGACAGCCTGCTAAAACACAGACAGATTCAGCTAAAAAGAATGTAAAAGGAACTGGAATCGGCAAAACTCGAGTATTTCTTCAGGAAAGGAcatgattcgttggaacttagcgaGAGAGTaaaagggaatagactcgaattccgattttgcctATTTTGTTATAacctcgttctcggctccgaggcaaatctcgcgataaaaataaatgagTTATTTtcatacactgatgtctcaaggactaCCCCAGTTACGCGTCCAGGTCAGTGGTcgttttaatgttaggagatcgtgaatgagcatcttggattgtcATTAAATACTTGTGTGCAACTATAACtttaggttatttgggagtatgtggctttaacaGTAAAGCAGAAATCACGTTTCTCTTccttatttatatttttctaaaattgAAAATAGTATGCTGTATAAATAAGTTGATAAATCGAGATTAGCCTTATAGCAAATAAACGTTTTGAATTCTTTCTTATATTTGTGGTTTTGACTTGAACATGTGCTTTAAGAGTCGACAAAAATGATGGCACCCGCTGAAGAATAATGCCATTGCTTTTATTAtgccaaaagaatattaaagGAATGATGGATCATTATTGTAGATATGCAGAAGTATTTGTTGAAGTAGATGAtgtagtatatcatatattttatcaCGTGACCGGTCTGATATCCAGTGTACAGTATTATTTGCATACGTCACTGGCGTATTCTGACCTGGAAAATGGTgcaacaaaatacatgtaactacttccatttgtttttttcttccaCACTTTGAGTTTAAATTCTGTCAAAATGTCCATTTTCTGAGCTTTGCGATAAAAAGTATCGcaagtttgttttcatttcatgtgagattttatgaaactcgcaaaaaaaaaaaaaaaaagaaaaaaagaagacaacaatcaaacaaaaaaatccccaaaaacacaaaacaactaAGATTCGCTAATGAAATcacatgaaatgaaaactcatttagTATCCCATATGTATTAAGcttatctatatatttaaatgtataatataaatcgATTGTTAGGAGATTAATGTTGTCCCAGAAGTTACAGTTAAATGATATCTAAGACGTTTCCAATATTCATTATAATTTATTGCAAGAATTGAATACATCTTCACATTATACAAATTACATGATTTTAGTCATCTTCTGTTTGAAAGTAGTTGCAACGAATGTAAAACATTCAGTTATACGGTATTTTTAATGCCAAACAAATTTTCATTTAGTTCAAACGAAGAGATTGTATAATGAAATCATTACATTAAGAATGATCAGAACTCATTTGAGTGTGTAATTTACAGCAAAACCATAACAATGGAAATTAAGTTTTGAAATACAATAAAGATTTGATTCTCGCGTATAGATCACTGAATGGCCAAAATTTATGAGCTTCGAAGGCAGCTACAGGTTTTTGTTGATCCTTTTGAATACTGTGATCGTCATTGCAGTTGACCTTGACACCATTGACGTCATAGAACTGCACGTGTTCGCAGCCCTGACAGTAGTTGGCCCTGTGAACATACAAATACATGAATGGATAACTTGCCAGCGGTATGGATCGAGTTTAACAAATACGTTACTTTTTTTTGCCGTCTGACTTTCACAACAAATGTTGCGAAACACACTTGAAAGATGTTTATCTTTAGGAAATACGACATggtcaggaaataatgaaccGATTGTCATGAAAGTTGACATGAGTGATCTTTGGGCCACTATTTGCGttcaaaataagaataaaaaatgGCACAATGATCTGTAAATTTGTAATGGATAGAGAGAATCCTATTTTAAGTGATACAACACATTATTGTGTTCTTATCACGTAAaaaggagttatctcccctatattTATCATCGCGTTGCTCTGTTCCACAGCCTAACATCTAATATCATTCGAGCGCAACTAATATCTAATTTTGCTCTCACAGGGGGGAATAACACTTACAAGCTTTACTCAAAAGTAGGTCTGGCGTTCGATTGGAAATATTTTTATCGGGAGATTGCATTTTAACAATGTTTCATATCCCATTATATACGCACAGCCATTGAATACTGTATTTGCTAGCTTTTGAAAACCACTGTTCCTTTCTTTTTCAAGCAAAGAGTCCAATATGATGCACCAGACAATAACAGTATTATTGCAACGTCAAAGACAATCACGTCACGAAATCAAGTGCAAATATTGTTGGTCTCATTTTTGTGGGTTTGTGGCCAAATTTGCGACATATTCCCGGTTAGAACACTTAATGAAACAACAattaaagtgatatcacttcATGTATAGctgtattttaaataaatattccaTCGTACGACCAAGAGTTCTGACTCACCGACATTGCAGTGTAGGATTGTTATTGCAGGTTTTCCATCGAGGTAAATCACATGGGTTTATAAAACAGCGTACCGGTCGTCGGCCTCCAGGGCAGGTAGCTGTTAggcaatataaacaaaataatataatatctcGACGAAAAACTTATTTcacatacaattgtatacactgtagtaaatttgatttatatagTTTTTCTGAGTCTATATTAATACGGAATGATCAAATTAAGGTTTTTATATCCAATTTATTACTCAGTCGACCCGAATTGCCAAACAAAATCAAAGTTAGAATTCTCAAAATTCTGTTACCATTAAAAGTATTTTGTCATACTTACAAACAGGTTCCCCGTCGTTTAACGAAATAGAAACtgcaataaacaaaacaatatacacaTACTAGTATTAAAACATTCATTACAATAACGGAACAATACAGCAATGACATTCATGTTGTCCTTCATTTATAATATACTGTAGTGACGATTCAAAGCACTCTGTGGGCCCTCCTTGATAAGCTTTATTTTCCCACGGAAGCTGCTTTCTTGTCAACTATATACGGTATGCTATTCAAAACTAAACTGACAAACAAGATTCTAAGGGTCAAACGGTGTCAAAATCTGGAATAATTTAGGGGTTCCGCATCATGTCAAAGTCCATAGTATACATGTCACTGAGGCATAAAGAAAGGAAAAGCACGAAAAGAAACATGTAGGAAAGAAAGATAATACTTTTACGTTCCATAAACGTATAGTTAAACCTATGTAAATATCAGATATAGCTAGGCTTGTTCGGACCATACGCTGTATCCGTtctgatatagattatataccgATAGCATTATCGATCACCAGCTTAATCAAAAGCCAACCACTCATAAATACAATGGAAACACTAAGATATCATAGAcggaaataaaacaatacatagatGGATTAAGATTAACTTCTTACCGTGTACCACAAAACAGAACAGCACCAAACCCCTCATGTTTCCTTTAGTAGGCGCAGACAAACAGATGTTGCTAATCTTGAGATCACTGGATG
This genomic stretch from Pecten maximus chromosome 16, xPecMax1.1, whole genome shotgun sequence harbors:
- the LOC117345126 gene encoding uncharacterized protein LOC117345126, translated to MRGLVLFCFVVHVSISLNDGEPVSTCPGGRRPVRCFINPCDLPRWKTCNNNPTLQCRANYCQGCEHVQFYDVNGVKVNCNDDHSIQKDQQKPVAAFEAHKFWPFSDLYARIKSLLYFKT